A region from the Microcella frigidaquae genome encodes:
- the pstS gene encoding phosphate ABC transporter substrate-binding protein PstS translates to MKRWKASLVLTLVAAAVLAVGSSPVVASTPDDTRATSTSSSSTSYVPISGAGSSWSANAIDQWRRNVQQFGMRVNYASTGSSDGRNQFRTGTVDFASSEIPYGLSDSGVVDTPPSRKFAYMPIVAGGTSLMYNLTVGSQRITNLRLSGETVARIFTGDITSWDDAAIKADNPGITLPARRIVPVVRSDGSGTTAQLTAWMASEHPRIWDAYCARAGRPTPCGQTSNFPVISGTGFVGQPGSQGVSGYVAQRANVGTITYVEYSYAIKTGYPVAKLLNKAGYYVEPTASNVAVSLLGARINNDPSSQAYLTQILTGVYRNADPRTYPLSSYSYLIVPTAVEGNFTTAKGSTLGAFAYYFLCEGQRQAETLGYSPLPINLVKAGLEQVRKIPGVQAQSIDIRSCKNPTFSSDGTNTLAKNAPMPPECDRRGSTVQCSDGTGGAAEQPTQPGPGASDGGATDGSGTGTDTGVDGLPVDGGGIGGDGGATGGGPAICEIDTGACQTVAAIPVEIERVDAGWTRESTYMALALIAVLLTALAPPALARWVRATRSGS, encoded by the coding sequence AGCGCTGGAAAGCGAGTCTCGTTCTGACGCTGGTCGCCGCTGCCGTGCTCGCTGTCGGCTCCTCGCCGGTCGTTGCGTCGACCCCGGACGACACCAGAGCTACCTCGACCTCCAGCTCGTCAACCTCGTACGTTCCCATCAGCGGGGCCGGGTCGTCGTGGAGCGCCAACGCCATCGATCAGTGGCGTCGCAACGTGCAGCAGTTCGGCATGCGGGTGAACTACGCAAGTACGGGTTCCTCGGACGGCCGCAATCAATTCCGCACCGGCACGGTCGACTTCGCCTCGTCGGAGATCCCCTACGGACTGAGCGATTCCGGTGTCGTCGACACCCCCCCGAGTCGGAAGTTCGCCTACATGCCGATCGTCGCGGGCGGCACCTCGCTGATGTACAACCTCACGGTCGGGTCGCAGCGCATCACCAATCTGCGCCTCTCAGGAGAGACGGTCGCGCGGATCTTCACCGGCGACATCACCAGCTGGGACGACGCCGCGATCAAGGCCGACAACCCCGGGATCACGCTGCCGGCCCGCCGCATCGTTCCCGTCGTGCGGTCTGACGGCTCCGGGACTACCGCGCAGCTCACCGCATGGATGGCTTCCGAGCACCCGCGCATCTGGGATGCTTACTGTGCACGGGCGGGCCGTCCGACTCCCTGCGGTCAGACCTCGAATTTCCCGGTCATCTCCGGCACGGGTTTTGTGGGGCAGCCCGGATCGCAGGGCGTGTCGGGCTACGTTGCCCAGCGCGCGAACGTCGGAACCATCACCTACGTCGAGTACTCGTACGCGATCAAGACCGGTTACCCGGTCGCCAAGCTGCTCAACAAGGCGGGCTACTACGTCGAGCCCACCGCGTCGAATGTCGCGGTGTCACTCCTCGGCGCGCGGATCAACAACGACCCGTCCTCACAGGCCTACCTGACGCAGATCCTCACGGGCGTCTACCGCAACGCCGATCCGCGCACCTACCCGCTCTCGTCGTACTCGTACCTCATCGTGCCGACTGCCGTCGAGGGCAACTTCACGACCGCCAAGGGGTCGACTCTCGGCGCGTTCGCGTACTACTTCCTGTGCGAGGGGCAACGGCAGGCCGAGACTCTCGGCTACTCGCCGCTGCCGATCAACCTCGTCAAAGCGGGCCTCGAGCAGGTGCGCAAGATTCCGGGGGTCCAGGCCCAGTCGATCGACATCCGGAGCTGCAAGAACCCGACCTTCTCCTCCGATGGCACGAACACCCTCGCGAAGAACGCACCAATGCCGCCGGAGTGCGATCGCCGAGGGTCGACCGTGCAATGCTCCGACGGAACGGGCGGAGCGGCGGAGCAGCCGACGCAGCCCGGTCCTGGGGCCAGCGATGGCGGCGCGACCGACGGCTCCGGAACGGGCACGGACACGGGTGTCGACGGCTTGCCGGTCGACGGCGGAGGCATCGGAGGCGACGGGGGAGCGACCGGTGGTGGCCCGGCCATCTGCGAGATCGATACCGGAGCGTGTCAGACGGTCGCGGCGATCCCTGTCGAGATTGAGCGGGTCGACGCGGGATGGACCCGTGAGAGCACCTACATGGCACTCGCTCTCATCGCGGTGCTGTTGACAGCGCTCGCCCCGCCGGCACTCGCGCGCTGGGTGCGCGCCACTCGGAGCGGTTCGTGA